The window GCCATGACCCCCGACTCGAACGCGCCTAGCTCGTTCGAGATGCCGATGAACACGTAGTGCACCGCGTTCACGCGCCCGCGTAACGTATCGGGTGTGAGTGTCAGCACCAGCGTGCTGCGTATCACCACGCTCACGCTGTCGAGCGCGCCCAACAGCGCCAGCATAGCCAGGGACAGCGCGAAGTCGCGGGACAGCCCGAACACCACCGTCGCTAGCCCGAACCCCGCCACCACGACCAGCAAGGTTCGCCCCGCATAGCGCAACGGCGGGATTACCGCCATTACGAGGGCCGCCACTACCGCCCCCGCCGCCGGGGCCGCCCGCAACCACCCCAGCCCGGCGGCCCCCACCCCCAGGATGTCCAGCGCGAACACCGGGAGCAGCGCCGTCGCCCCGCCCAGCAGCACCGCGAACATGTCGAGCGTTACGGACGTGAGGATCGCGGGCGTCCGCCAGATGAAGCGCACTCCGGCCAGCAAGGAGTTGAGGTCGATAGGCTCGGTAACGCGGTCCACGGCGCGAGGGCGGAGTAGGCAGAACAGCAGCGCCACCAACACCAGCAGCCCCCCGGAGGCAGCGTACACGCCCGCCGCCCCGCCCCACAGCGCGATCAGCAAGCCTCCTAGCGCCGGACCCAGGATAGCCGACGTTTGCCACGCCCCGCTCGACCAGGCGGCCGAGCTGCCGTAGTGAGTCGGGGGCACCACCTGCGCGCTCATCGCGCTAAACGCCGGACTCTGAAACGACCTGGCGACCCCGATGCCGAA of the Longimicrobium sp. genome contains:
- a CDS encoding MFS transporter, yielding MFPVETPETPAQPGESPERPRHDPFAALRFRDFRLLVMGSFLAVVAEQMLGVAVGWELYERTRDPFALGLVGLVEIVPVLLLALPAGQVADRRERKWVVVAAMSGLAACAFGLVGLSLSTGPLPAMYALLFGIGVARSFQSPAFSAMSAQVVPPTHYGSSAAWSSGAWQTSAILGPALGGLLIALWGGAAGVYAASGGLLVLVALLFCLLRPRAVDRVTEPIDLNSLLAGVRFIWRTPAILTSVTLDMFAVLLGGATALLPVFALDILGVGAAGLGWLRAAPAAGAVVAALVMAVIPPLRYAGRTLLVVVAGFGLATVVFGLSRDFALSLAMLALLGALDSVSVVIRSTLVLTLTPDTLRGRVNAVHYVFIGISNELGAFESGVMAAVFGTVGAVVGGGLGTVLVVAIVAVLAPELRRLGRLDTHDKE